The window CGATACGCCGAGGGCTCCGCGACGCCGTTGATCGCGGATGGATCGCGCTTCGTAGCCGGAAGCCATCTGTGCAGAGGTTCCCTACGCGCCGGCGCCGCCGAGGTCGCCGAAGCGCGCCTGCACGAGCGCCAGCGCGACGATCGCCGCGGTTTCGGTGCGGAGGATGCGCGGACCGAGCCCGCAGAGCGCGAGTCCGGTATTCAACGCGCGCGACGCCTCCTCGCTGCTGAAGCCGCCTTCCGGGCCGACGAGGACGCCGGCAGCCGCGGCGCGCGGGCCGTCGGCGGGCGGCGTCGGCAGGGCGGCCGCGCCCGCGTTCTCGAAGAAGAGGAGGGCGTGATCCATGGCGGCCGCGGCACTCACGACCTCGGGGAAGGTGAGTGTCGCGCCGACCTCGGGGATCCGCGTGCGCCCCGACTGCTTGGCGGCGGCGAGCGCGATGCGTTGCCAGCGCTCGCGCTTACTCTCCGCGGCGGCGACGCTCGCGGTCCCGAAGGACGAGACGAAGGGCACGATCGCGACGACGCCGAGCTCCGTCGCCTTCTCGACGATGAGGTCCATCTTCCGGCCCTTCGGCACGCCTTGGTAGAGCGTGACGGCGAGTGGCGATTCGCGTGTCGACGCGACCGACGCGGTGATGCGCACCGTTGCGACCCGCGGCGACATCGAGACGATGACGCCTTCGTGCTCGAGACCGGCATCGTCGAAGAGCGTGACCGTGTCGCCCTCGCGGAGTCGGAGCACGCGCTGGAGGTGGCGGAACTCGCCGCCCTGGAGGCGCGCCTTGCCGTCGGCGACATCGCGTTGCGAAACGAAGAAGCGCGGCATCAGCGGGTTCGCGCCCGGGCGGCGCGGCGCGGCGGTCGCCGACCCGAGACCTTCGCGGCGGCGCGGCGCACGCGCGTCGGAGTGTTGGGCGTCGCGCCGCGGCCGGCCTCGATGGTCGGCGTGCGTCGCTCGAAAACGCTCGTTACCCATGCGCCATGCCGCTTCGCGGAGCGGAGGCGCCACGCCGGCGCGGCATACGCGGCCCGCACCCGGGCCTGCTGGCTCCGCAGCACGCCCGAGGTCACGAGGTGCCCGCCGGGCGCGGTGCGCGACGTGATCGCCGGCGCCAGCGCGACCAGCGCGTCGACGTAGAGGTTCGCGACGACGAGCGGAAAGTCGCGGCCCGCGGGCGGTGCGGGCACGGCCCGCGTGAGATCGCCACACGCGAGCTTCACACGGCTGCTGAGGGCGTTCCGGCGCAGGTTGCCGCGCGCCGCGGCGATCGCCTGCGGATCGAGGTCGAGCGCGGCGACCTCCTTCACGCCGAGCTTGGCGAGCGCGATCGCGAGGACGCCGGTGCCGGTGCCAACGTCGAGCGCGCGGGCGGGCGCTGGGCTCGCGAGCCGCTCGAGCGCTTCGAGGCAGCCGAGCGTCGTCGCGTGCTGGCCGGTGCCGAACGCCATGCCGGGATGGATGACGACCTGCGTCCGGCCGCCATGGTCGTCGCGGTCCCAGGGCGGCACGACGACGAGCCGCCGGCCCGCGCGCACGGGCTGGAAGTGCTGCCGCCAATCCATCTCCCAGAGGCTCGCGTCGAGCTCGCGCCAGCTGACGGTCGCCCGGCGCACGCCGACGTCGCGGGCGCGGCCGAGCGCGGCGCGCACCGCGAGCCGCGCTCGCACCGGCTCGCGGCTCGGGAAGAAGCCGCGGACGATCTCGTGAGTGCGGCGGCGGGCGCCGCGGGCGAGCTCACGAACGCCGGTGATGACGCCTTGCGATCCGGCCTCGACGAGGAGCCGGCCGACCCGGTCGGCCGCACCGAGCGGAACGCGGATCGCCGCTTCGAGCCAGGCGGAGCGGCTCGCGGGCCGCGGAGCCGATGTCGTCTTCGCGCGCGCCATGTGCGGCGGGACTCATGCCATGCGACGCCCGGCAATGCCACGCCGACGCTCTCGCATGCGCCGGCCGATCGCGCTAGTCGGTCGCGCCATGGCCTTCCTCGCGATCGCGCACCGGGGGGCGTCGGGACGCGCGCCCGAGAATACCCACGCCGCGTTCGCGGCGGCGCTCGCGCTCGGGGCCGAGGCGATCGAGCTCGACTGCCAGCTCACGGCCGACGGCGAGCTGGTCGTCATTCACGACGAGACGCTCGACCGGACGACCGAAGGGCACGGCCCGGTCGGCG of the Deltaproteobacteria bacterium genome contains:
- a CDS encoding 16S rRNA (uracil(1498)-N(3))-methyltransferase, which encodes MPRFFVSQRDVADGKARLQGGEFRHLQRVLRLREGDTVTLFDDAGLEHEGVIVSMSPRVATVRITASVASTRESPLAVTLYQGVPKGRKMDLIVEKATELGVVAIVPFVSSFGTASVAAAESKRERWQRIALAAAKQSGRTRIPEVGATLTFPEVVSAAAAMDHALLFFENAGAAALPTPPADGPRAAAAGVLVGPEGGFSSEEASRALNTGLALCGLGPRILRTETAAIVALALVQARFGDLGGAGA
- a CDS encoding 50S ribosomal protein L11 methyltransferase yields the protein MARAKTTSAPRPASRSAWLEAAIRVPLGAADRVGRLLVEAGSQGVITGVRELARGARRRTHEIVRGFFPSREPVRARLAVRAALGRARDVGVRRATVSWRELDASLWEMDWRQHFQPVRAGRRLVVVPPWDRDDHGGRTQVVIHPGMAFGTGQHATTLGCLEALERLASPAPARALDVGTGTGVLAIALAKLGVKEVAALDLDPQAIAAARGNLRRNALSSRVKLACGDLTRAVPAPPAGRDFPLVVANLYVDALVALAPAITSRTAPGGHLVTSGVLRSQQARVRAAYAAPAWRLRSAKRHGAWVTSVFERRTPTIEAGRGATPNTPTRVRRAAAKVSGRRPPRRAARARTR